A window of the Radiobacillus deserti genome harbors these coding sequences:
- a CDS encoding transporter substrate-binding domain-containing protein, with product MKKGFVWILLAGLFFLAACGASEDGEKSSGENTEATDSKWSEIEKAGELVVATSGTLFPASYYPEGSDVLTGYDVEIMNEIGKRLDLDIKYETIGVDGMLAAVNSGRVDMVINDMEVTEERQKKFLFSEPYKYSYSTMIVRAEDLSGIETLEDLKGKKAGGGATTVFSQIAEHFGAEVVTYGNATNDVYLRDVDNGRTDLIINDYYLQSLALQAMPEFDIVLHPDLKFHPTDQAIVMPKEATTLKEKIDGVLQEMREDGTLTKLSKEFFGGKDASKEPEEEITVIEGLDL from the coding sequence GTGAAAAAAGGTTTCGTTTGGATTTTGTTGGCAGGTCTTTTCTTTTTAGCGGCATGTGGAGCTTCTGAAGATGGGGAAAAAAGCTCCGGAGAAAATACAGAAGCAACAGATAGTAAGTGGAGTGAAATAGAAAAGGCTGGAGAATTGGTTGTCGCAACCTCTGGCACATTATTCCCGGCATCTTACTATCCAGAAGGATCAGATGTATTGACTGGATACGATGTAGAGATTATGAATGAAATTGGAAAACGTCTAGACTTAGATATTAAATATGAAACAATCGGTGTGGATGGCATGCTTGCGGCCGTTAACAGCGGTCGGGTAGATATGGTTATTAATGATATGGAAGTTACGGAAGAAAGACAAAAGAAATTTTTATTTAGTGAGCCATACAAGTACTCCTATTCTACCATGATTGTACGAGCGGAGGACTTGTCCGGTATTGAAACGCTAGAAGATTTAAAAGGGAAAAAAGCTGGTGGTGGAGCAACTACTGTATTTAGTCAAATCGCAGAGCACTTTGGTGCAGAAGTCGTGACGTATGGAAATGCGACGAACGATGTTTACTTACGTGATGTAGATAATGGAAGAACAGATCTTATTATTAATGACTATTACTTGCAAAGCTTAGCGTTACAGGCAATGCCAGAGTTTGACATAGTCTTGCATCCAGATCTTAAGTTTCACCCAACAGACCAAGCGATTGTGATGCCTAAAGAGGCAACAACGTTAAAAGAAAAAATTGATGGAGTGCTTCAAGAAATGAGAGAAGACGGCACGTTAACAAAACTATCTAAGGAGTTTTTTGGTGGGAAAGACGCATCTAAAGAGCCAGAAGAGGAAATCACTGTAATCGAAGGCCTAGATCTTTAG
- a CDS encoding YtxH domain-containing protein — translation MGRSKLMKGIFIGAAVGGALSLLDRDTRKEVSNHVKAMINTSKYYKNHPTEALQDVQAFYSNIMQKASVWTDNSVDILKDVEDFLEKVNNISNRSDNS, via the coding sequence ATGGGAAGAAGTAAATTAATGAAAGGAATATTCATAGGAGCAGCTGTAGGTGGTGCTCTGTCTCTATTGGATCGCGACACTAGAAAAGAAGTATCAAACCATGTGAAAGCCATGATAAATACTAGTAAGTACTATAAAAACCATCCTACGGAAGCATTGCAAGATGTCCAAGCCTTTTACTCTAATATCATGCAAAAAGCATCTGTATGGACGGACAATTCGGTTGACATACTTAAAGATGTGGAAGACTTTTTGGAAAAAGTAAATAACATCAGTAACCGTTCTGATAACTCGTAA
- a CDS encoding heavy metal translocating P-type ATPase — protein sequence MSLPPSLSNRRNHPEWIKPSFNLGPKLKKHGELIAALLSGFFVLLAWSNEETISEYSWVVLHLAAFLIGGYAKAKEGIQETLEHKTLNVEMLMVLAAIGAACIGYWTEGAILIFIFALSGALETYTMNKNEKELSKLLALQPEEALRLTDGTEEMVPVSALKKGDIVLVKPGERMPIDGIVLQGETDVDESALTGEAIPVPKAIGSTVFAGTVNGSASIKVEMTKPASESLFQKIINMVQSAQDHKSPSQQMIERFESLYVYIVLATVALMMFVPHFVLGWSWSETIYRAMVLLVVASPCAVVASIMPATLSAISRGAKQGILFKGGVFAEQLANIETIVFDKTGTLTNGKPIVTDFIFTKEDPIVYATIEAIERQSNHPLAKAIVKATQEKHSCNLPNVNSVQDFSGKGIQAVVEEESWKIGNAKLLGEQAIQSFENGVVSRLAKEGKTVVAVSRNNEIIGLFALQDTIRSQAVDAIQTLKKHGIRTVMLTGDQPETAKAIAQQAGIEEYVASCLPDDKVNYIKTYQHERLAMVGDGINDAPALATAHVGIAMGEGSDVALETADVVLMKNDLTKIAHAIDLSQKMNQIIKQNLFFSTAVILLLIASNFAQWIDLPFGVIGHEGSTILVILNGLRLLSK from the coding sequence ATGAGTTTACCACCATCCCTTTCCAATAGAAGAAATCATCCTGAGTGGATAAAACCGTCTTTTAATCTAGGGCCCAAGTTAAAAAAACATGGGGAGTTGATTGCTGCACTTCTTAGTGGATTTTTCGTTTTATTGGCTTGGTCCAATGAGGAAACCATTTCAGAATATAGCTGGGTTGTCCTACATTTAGCTGCATTCCTCATTGGAGGGTATGCGAAAGCGAAAGAAGGAATTCAAGAGACATTGGAACACAAGACGTTAAATGTTGAAATGTTAATGGTACTCGCCGCAATAGGTGCCGCATGTATCGGTTACTGGACAGAAGGCGCTATTCTTATTTTCATTTTTGCCTTATCTGGTGCACTTGAGACCTATACGATGAACAAAAACGAAAAAGAGCTTTCTAAATTACTCGCCTTACAACCAGAGGAAGCTTTACGATTAACCGATGGCACCGAGGAAATGGTTCCTGTTTCCGCTCTAAAAAAAGGAGATATAGTTTTAGTAAAACCGGGTGAACGGATGCCAATTGACGGCATCGTTTTGCAAGGAGAAACAGACGTAGATGAAAGTGCGCTTACCGGGGAAGCCATTCCTGTACCGAAAGCAATTGGAAGCACTGTTTTCGCTGGTACTGTGAATGGTTCAGCAAGCATTAAAGTAGAAATGACAAAACCAGCAAGTGAATCTTTATTTCAAAAGATTATCAACATGGTGCAATCTGCACAAGATCACAAATCGCCTTCCCAACAAATGATTGAACGCTTTGAAAGCCTTTATGTATATATTGTTTTAGCAACTGTTGCACTTATGATGTTCGTCCCACATTTTGTTTTAGGATGGAGCTGGTCCGAAACGATTTACCGAGCTATGGTGCTACTTGTGGTAGCCTCTCCATGTGCAGTTGTCGCTTCCATTATGCCGGCAACCCTCTCTGCCATTTCCAGAGGAGCTAAACAAGGAATTTTATTCAAGGGTGGTGTGTTTGCAGAACAGCTTGCTAATATTGAAACAATTGTTTTCGATAAGACCGGAACGTTAACAAACGGAAAACCGATTGTGACTGATTTCATTTTTACAAAAGAAGATCCTATTGTATATGCGACAATAGAAGCAATTGAACGTCAATCTAACCACCCGCTTGCTAAAGCTATTGTAAAAGCTACACAAGAAAAGCATTCATGTAACCTACCAAATGTAAATTCTGTTCAAGACTTTAGCGGGAAAGGCATACAAGCGGTTGTAGAGGAAGAGTCTTGGAAGATTGGAAATGCAAAGCTGCTAGGAGAGCAAGCCATTCAATCCTTTGAAAATGGTGTAGTAAGCCGTTTAGCAAAAGAAGGAAAAACGGTTGTAGCTGTTAGTCGAAATAATGAAATTATCGGTCTATTCGCTTTACAGGATACCATTAGATCTCAAGCGGTTGATGCGATTCAAACGTTAAAAAAACACGGAATACGTACCGTCATGTTAACAGGAGATCAACCGGAAACAGCTAAAGCAATTGCACAACAGGCAGGTATCGAAGAGTATGTCGCATCCTGCCTTCCCGATGATAAAGTAAATTATATTAAAACCTATCAACACGAACGGCTAGCGATGGTAGGAGATGGCATAAACGATGCTCCCGCGTTGGCAACAGCCCATGTAGGAATTGCAATGGGAGAAGGCTCGGACGTTGCTTTAGAAACAGCAGATGTAGTCCTTATGAAGAATGACTTAACTAAGATTGCCCATGCTATTGATTTGTCTCAAAAAATGAATCAAATCATTAAGCAAAACTTATTTTTCTCAACCGCCGTCATCTTATTATTGATTGCGAGTAATTTTGCCCAATGGATTGACTTACCGTTTGGCGTGATTGGACACGAAGGTAGTACGATTCTAGTTATATTGAATGGGTTGAGGTTGTTATCTAAATAG
- a CDS encoding MFS transporter, giving the protein MEIKSVRFWILISLVTISGFSQGMLLPLLAIILEQNGVSSSVNGLHATGLYIGVLIASPFMEKPMQKLGYKPIILIGGALVIVSLAIFPLWQALWFWFILRILIGIGDHMLHFGTQTWITTSSSAEKRGRNISFYGLFFSLGFAIGPTTTQLLKIHESLPFILSSLLCLSVWILMWFVRNEWTKEEAVETTGTKTSLGRFWKTWKLAWVSLLPPFAYGVLESTLNGIFPIYGLRLGHDVSMLSIILPCFAAASMITQIPLGIVSDKIGRRKLLLFVIGGGILTFYITALVEHSAIGLLVSFSVAGMLVGSVYSLGISYMTDILPKTLLPAGNIMCGIAFSIGSISGPYLGGLYIDVLPNSSFFYVIMALLLVVFVAIAGKKTEKPAMVNAL; this is encoded by the coding sequence ATGGAGATAAAAAGTGTTCGTTTTTGGATACTGATCAGCTTAGTGACAATATCCGGATTTTCACAAGGAATGTTATTACCTTTATTGGCCATTATTTTAGAACAAAACGGTGTTTCATCCTCTGTCAATGGATTACATGCTACTGGTTTATACATAGGCGTACTTATAGCTTCTCCTTTTATGGAAAAACCAATGCAAAAATTAGGCTATAAACCAATTATTCTTATTGGTGGTGCTTTAGTCATTGTATCTCTTGCTATTTTTCCTTTATGGCAAGCCCTCTGGTTTTGGTTTATTTTACGTATTCTAATTGGGATTGGAGATCATATGCTTCACTTCGGTACGCAAACTTGGATTACTACGTCTTCCTCGGCAGAGAAAAGAGGTAGGAACATTTCTTTTTACGGTCTATTCTTTAGCCTTGGGTTTGCAATTGGACCAACGACAACCCAATTATTAAAGATTCATGAGAGCCTACCTTTTATCTTGTCGTCTCTATTATGCTTATCTGTATGGATACTCATGTGGTTTGTTCGAAATGAATGGACGAAGGAAGAAGCAGTGGAAACAACAGGGACCAAAACATCCTTAGGGCGCTTCTGGAAAACGTGGAAGCTTGCCTGGGTATCTCTACTACCACCTTTTGCTTACGGAGTTTTAGAATCAACGCTTAATGGTATTTTTCCTATATACGGATTGCGGCTCGGTCATGATGTAAGCATGCTTTCCATTATCCTGCCATGCTTCGCAGCCGCCAGCATGATTACTCAAATCCCACTAGGAATAGTAAGCGATAAGATTGGGCGAAGAAAATTATTACTTTTCGTTATTGGTGGCGGGATCCTTACGTTTTATATTACTGCACTTGTCGAACATTCCGCAATTGGCTTATTGGTTTCCTTTTCAGTGGCTGGTATGTTAGTTGGATCTGTGTATTCGTTAGGTATTTCCTATATGACGGACATTTTACCGAAGACTTTATTACCAGCTGGGAATATCATGTGTGGAATTGCGTTTAGCATCGGGAGCATTTCAGGGCCATACTTAGGTGGCTTATATATAGACGTGTTGCCGAATTCATCCTTTTTCTATGTCATCATGGCTCTATTACTTGTCGTATTTGTTGCCATCGCAGGGAAGAAAACAGAGAAGCCTGCTATGGTAAACGCTCTTTAA
- a CDS encoding SE1561 family protein: MNQTEDKVTELKSYLSRFLEKLDAMNPDEASLDDVDQLLHIISKMEDKLK; this comes from the coding sequence ATGAATCAAACCGAAGATAAAGTAACCGAATTGAAATCCTATCTTTCTCGATTTTTAGAGAAGCTAGACGCGATGAATCCGGATGAAGCCTCTTTAGATGATGTGGATCAGTTGTTACACATTATAAGCAAAATGGAGGATAAATTGAAGTAG
- a CDS encoding low molecular weight protein-tyrosine-phosphatase has translation MINVLFLCLGNICRSPMAEAVFRHMIKEEGLEQNIIVDSAGIGDWHEGNPPHRGTQNILKKNQISFDGIVARQIKKQDKDDFHYIIAMDDQNIHDLNEMIPNMQGVIVRKLTDYVADESVMSVPDPYFTGDFDYTYELIKEGCRTFLEQIKQEIRKEG, from the coding sequence ATGATAAACGTATTATTTTTATGCTTGGGGAATATATGTCGATCACCGATGGCAGAAGCAGTCTTTCGTCACATGATAAAAGAGGAAGGTTTGGAGCAGAATATAATTGTCGACTCGGCAGGAATAGGGGATTGGCATGAAGGTAATCCTCCTCATCGTGGGACGCAAAACATATTGAAAAAGAACCAAATATCTTTTGATGGGATTGTAGCTCGTCAAATTAAGAAGCAGGATAAGGATGATTTTCATTACATCATCGCGATGGACGACCAAAACATTCACGATTTAAACGAGATGATTCCTAATATGCAGGGGGTCATTGTCAGGAAATTAACGGACTATGTAGCGGATGAGTCTGTGATGAGCGTGCCAGATCCATACTTTACTGGGGATTTTGACTACACGTATGAACTTATTAAGGAAGGTTGTCGCACATTTCTAGAACAAATTAAGCAGGAGATAAGAAAAGAGGGATAG
- a CDS encoding alanine/glycine:cation symporter family protein, whose translation MEHFMAFIDKISGYVWGPPLLILLVGTGIYLTLRLGFLQIRSLPYALKLAFSPGKQDKKSQGDISHYQALTTAMAATIGTGNIAGVATAVVVGGPGAVFWMWLTALVGMATKYAEAVLAVKYRVTNSRGEMSGGPMYYLEKGLNAKWLGVLFAIFGAFAAFGIGNMVQSNTVSDVLESSFSIPTWITGVTLAVLAGIVILGGVKSIGRVTSFFVPIMAIFYILGGLIIIFLNFDLVPAAFSTIFTDAFTGNAVAGGLLGTAIRYGVARGVFSNEAGLGSAPIAAAAAKTDYPARQALVSMTQVFIDTILVCTITGLTIVMADMYAGGLDGAALTTESFSLFLGDAGMYIVTLGTIFFAFSTIVGWSYYGEKCFSYLFSDRTISYYRAVFVIFVLVGAVASLDAVWGIADIMNGLMAFPNLIGLLGLSGVVAAETKRFFKVASEERAQERAQSNAS comes from the coding sequence ATGGAACATTTTATGGCGTTTATTGATAAGATTAGCGGGTATGTCTGGGGACCACCTTTACTTATTCTTCTCGTCGGAACTGGGATATACTTAACACTTCGGTTAGGATTTCTACAGATTCGTAGTCTTCCCTATGCATTAAAATTAGCATTTAGTCCAGGGAAACAAGATAAAAAATCACAAGGGGACATTAGTCATTACCAAGCATTGACTACCGCAATGGCAGCTACAATCGGAACTGGTAATATTGCTGGTGTAGCAACAGCTGTTGTTGTAGGTGGACCAGGGGCTGTATTTTGGATGTGGCTTACTGCACTAGTTGGAATGGCAACCAAATATGCGGAAGCAGTATTAGCCGTAAAATACCGCGTGACCAACAGTCGTGGCGAGATGTCTGGTGGACCGATGTATTATTTAGAAAAAGGCTTAAACGCTAAATGGCTCGGGGTATTGTTTGCAATCTTCGGTGCTTTTGCGGCTTTCGGTATCGGGAATATGGTGCAATCCAATACGGTTTCCGATGTATTAGAATCATCTTTCAGTATTCCAACTTGGATAACAGGTGTCACACTTGCTGTGTTAGCAGGAATTGTAATCTTAGGGGGAGTTAAAAGTATTGGACGCGTCACTTCGTTTTTCGTTCCAATCATGGCCATTTTCTACATTCTAGGCGGACTTATCATCATATTTCTTAATTTTGATTTAGTGCCAGCTGCTTTTAGTACTATTTTTACAGACGCCTTTACTGGTAATGCAGTTGCTGGTGGCTTGCTTGGTACGGCGATTCGTTATGGGGTAGCACGTGGAGTGTTCTCCAACGAAGCTGGTCTTGGTTCTGCACCTATTGCTGCTGCAGCGGCTAAAACAGATTATCCAGCACGTCAAGCCCTTGTCTCTATGACACAAGTCTTTATTGATACAATTCTCGTATGTACGATTACTGGCCTTACAATTGTTATGGCAGACATGTACGCTGGCGGCTTAGATGGAGCAGCTTTAACAACCGAATCCTTCTCCTTATTCCTAGGTGATGCTGGGATGTATATTGTAACGCTAGGAACTATTTTCTTCGCATTCTCTACCATTGTAGGCTGGTCCTACTATGGAGAAAAGTGCTTTAGCTACCTATTTAGTGATCGTACGATTTCTTACTATCGTGCGGTATTCGTTATTTTCGTGTTAGTAGGAGCTGTCGCAAGTCTTGATGCGGTTTGGGGAATTGCAGATATTATGAACGGACTAATGGCATTCCCTAACTTAATAGGGCTGCTCGGTTTATCTGGTGTTGTGGCAGCCGAAACGAAGCGCTTCTTTAAAGTAGCAAGTGAAGAAAGAGCGCAAGAACGGGCTCAAAGCAATGCGAGTTAA
- a CDS encoding YihY/virulence factor BrkB family protein, which translates to MRNITSFIRSLIKRLIEDDVFGLAAQLAYFFLLSLFPFLLFLFTLIGYLPFNQLDILHLISDYAPPEIVHMIETNLSELVEHRSGGLLSIGIIGTLWSASNGINAIIRAFNKAYNLEEDRSFIVSRLIAIVLTIFMIVVIVVAFLLPIFGRAIGVYVFSIFGLSAGFLQIWEALRWGVSSVVIIIVLLALYKLAPNKRIRMKNAAVGTVFATLAWQLVSLAFSYYVGSIGNYTATYGSLGGVIVLMIWFYLSGIIIITGGEINALLREMRHKKQDKA; encoded by the coding sequence TTGCGCAATATAACATCATTTATACGCAGCTTAATAAAAAGACTTATAGAAGATGATGTGTTTGGGTTGGCTGCCCAGCTCGCCTATTTTTTCTTGCTTTCATTATTCCCGTTTTTATTATTCTTGTTCACATTAATTGGGTATTTACCTTTTAATCAACTTGATATTCTCCATTTGATTTCAGATTATGCTCCACCAGAAATAGTACATATGATTGAGACTAATTTAAGCGAACTAGTGGAGCATCGGAGTGGTGGTTTATTATCAATTGGTATTATCGGTACTCTATGGTCTGCCTCCAATGGAATTAATGCGATTATTCGTGCTTTTAATAAAGCGTATAACCTGGAGGAAGACCGATCTTTTATCGTGTCTCGACTCATCGCTATTGTACTAACCATTTTTATGATTGTTGTCATTGTCGTGGCTTTTCTCTTACCGATCTTCGGCCGAGCGATTGGAGTTTACGTATTTTCTATATTCGGATTATCAGCAGGATTTCTACAAATATGGGAAGCACTCCGATGGGGGGTATCCTCTGTTGTCATTATCATCGTGTTGCTTGCCCTTTATAAGCTAGCACCGAACAAACGGATAAGGATGAAAAATGCGGCTGTCGGCACTGTTTTTGCGACGCTAGCTTGGCAATTAGTTTCCTTAGCGTTTTCTTATTACGTTGGTTCTATTGGGAATTACACAGCAACGTATGGCAGTCTGGGAGGGGTCATTGTATTAATGATTTGGTTTTATCTTTCCGGGATCATCATTATTACAGGCGGAGAAATAAATGCGTTGCTTCGTGAAATGAGACATAAAAAACAAGATAAAGCTTAA
- a CDS encoding mechanosensitive ion channel family protein has product MLDFFDHPFFKNNITQIAIGIIITFILVLILRRIIHSFFKRTDFISEKKEQTIESMINSIVQYVATFGLIVYILSVFDVEVGKILAGAGVLGIVIGFGAQNLVKDWLAGIFLLYEKQLQQGDWIKVNNLYAGIVEDIGLRSIKIRQWSGELLIMSNGQIQTVQNYNFDKMRVIEQVTVSFYEDPKRIFSILEAACERLNQELHEFLKKDLTGNPIEPFQVYGMTSLNDQYRGYQYAVIGLCDDLVYWTAAKETRRILAETMYDEKVRMAEQHIQHRTEET; this is encoded by the coding sequence ATGTTGGACTTTTTTGATCACCCTTTTTTCAAAAACAATATTACACAAATTGCAATTGGGATAATCATTACATTTATCCTCGTCCTTATCTTAAGAAGAATAATCCACTCTTTTTTTAAACGAACAGATTTTATTTCAGAGAAAAAAGAACAAACGATTGAATCGATGATAAATTCTATTGTTCAATATGTGGCAACGTTTGGTCTTATCGTGTACATTCTTTCTGTTTTTGATGTAGAGGTTGGAAAAATTTTAGCAGGGGCTGGTGTGCTAGGGATTGTCATCGGTTTTGGCGCCCAGAATCTTGTTAAAGACTGGCTTGCTGGAATCTTTCTTCTTTACGAAAAACAACTGCAGCAAGGGGACTGGATTAAAGTAAATAATCTATATGCTGGCATTGTAGAAGACATCGGTCTTCGCTCTATAAAGATTCGACAATGGTCTGGCGAATTGCTTATCATGAGCAACGGACAAATTCAAACTGTCCAGAATTATAATTTCGATAAGATGCGTGTCATTGAACAAGTAACGGTAAGCTTTTATGAAGACCCTAAACGGATTTTCTCTATATTAGAGGCTGCATGTGAGCGACTAAATCAAGAGCTACATGAGTTTCTAAAAAAGGATTTGACAGGTAACCCTATTGAACCTTTTCAGGTGTATGGGATGACTTCGTTAAATGATCAGTATCGCGGCTATCAATACGCTGTGATTGGATTGTGTGATGATCTCGTTTATTGGACCGCAGCGAAAGAAACCCGCCGTATTTTAGCTGAAACAATGTATGATGAAAAGGTGCGAATGGCGGAACAACACATTCAACACAGAACAGAAGAAACGTGA
- a CDS encoding amino acid ABC transporter permease, translated as MFENLTFGGFFDVKLAWESLPFLLTGLPLTLAISFLSMGIGLALGLFLALGRNSRYFFFRWPARVYISFMRGTPILVFLFILYVGLPYVGIELSGFTAATLGFGLNSAAYIAEINRAALNSVPNGQWESARALGFKYWSTLTSIILPQATRIAIPPLTNVFLDIVKATSLAAVITVPELFQKAQIVGGRTFDQMTMMVLVALIYWPVCSIIAMFQERLEKRFSRYV; from the coding sequence ATGTTCGAGAATTTAACATTTGGTGGATTTTTTGATGTGAAACTAGCTTGGGAAAGCCTTCCGTTTCTGTTAACAGGGCTTCCTTTAACATTGGCTATCTCTTTTCTTTCGATGGGGATAGGTCTTGCATTAGGCCTATTCCTTGCTTTAGGAAGGAATTCTCGTTATTTCTTTTTTAGGTGGCCAGCAAGAGTGTATATTTCATTTATGCGTGGGACACCGATACTTGTTTTTTTATTTATCTTATATGTAGGTTTACCCTACGTCGGAATTGAATTGTCCGGCTTTACGGCGGCCACACTCGGCTTTGGGTTAAATAGTGCAGCTTATATTGCAGAAATAAATCGTGCGGCATTAAACAGTGTACCTAATGGTCAATGGGAATCTGCTCGCGCATTAGGGTTCAAATATTGGTCCACGTTAACGTCCATTATTTTACCGCAAGCAACAAGAATTGCGATTCCTCCACTAACAAATGTGTTTTTGGATATTGTAAAAGCGACATCCCTTGCAGCGGTAATCACCGTCCCGGAGCTTTTCCAGAAAGCGCAAATCGTCGGAGGACGGACCTTTGACCAGATGACGATGATGGTGCTCGTTGCACTTATTTATTGGCCGGTTTGTTCGATTATTGCTATGTTTCAAGAACGTTTGGAGAAGCGATTTAGTCGCTATGTATAA
- the pdaA gene encoding delta-lactam-biosynthetic de-N-acetylase, with product MKKKTCIMLMLSLFMCLLPISAHADSYGWGFRKGDNHQPPEVGKYAQMLQGKGYYIDPSGEKVVYLTFDNGYEKGYTGQILDVLKEKGVPATFFVTGHYVDSEKKLVKRMVNEGHIIGNHSYHHPDFTTISKDKMKKELDSLEKAVAKVTKQDSMKYLRPPRGTFNTQTLKWANELGYLNMFWSIAFVDWNTNAQGGWEKAYDQVRKQIHPGAIILLHTVSKDNADALEHMIDELRKQGYTFKSLDYLLMKNLVPKPLFAL from the coding sequence ATGAAAAAAAAGACGTGTATAATGTTAATGCTTAGTTTGTTTATGTGTCTATTACCTATCTCTGCACATGCTGATTCTTACGGCTGGGGATTTAGAAAAGGTGATAATCATCAACCGCCGGAAGTAGGCAAGTACGCACAGATGCTCCAAGGGAAAGGGTATTATATTGATCCTTCAGGTGAAAAGGTGGTCTATTTAACGTTTGATAATGGATATGAGAAAGGATATACAGGGCAGATTCTCGATGTATTAAAAGAGAAAGGTGTCCCTGCTACTTTTTTTGTGACCGGGCACTACGTGGATAGTGAAAAAAAGCTTGTTAAACGAATGGTGAATGAGGGACATATCATTGGAAACCATTCTTACCATCATCCAGACTTTACGACCATTAGTAAAGATAAAATGAAAAAAGAATTAGATAGTCTAGAAAAAGCCGTTGCCAAAGTAACTAAGCAAGATTCGATGAAGTATCTTCGTCCACCAAGAGGAACGTTTAATACCCAGACGTTAAAATGGGCCAATGAATTAGGATATCTGAATATGTTTTGGTCTATCGCTTTTGTTGATTGGAACACAAATGCTCAAGGTGGCTGGGAAAAGGCCTATGATCAAGTAAGGAAACAAATTCACCCAGGTGCAATTATATTACTGCATACTGTATCAAAGGATAATGCAGATGCCTTAGAACACATGATTGATGAACTCCGAAAGCAAGGCTATACATTTAAAAGCTTAGATTATTTATTAATGAAAAATCTTGTACCAAAACCACTATTTGCGTTATAA